A genomic stretch from Xenopus laevis strain J_2021 chromosome 6S, Xenopus_laevis_v10.1, whole genome shotgun sequence includes:
- the eef1d.S gene encoding elongation factor 1-delta (The RefSeq protein has 1 substitution compared to this genomic sequence), giving the protein MSAFVITTEQVWLDKYKYDDAEKQYYENLSMGSASNKPHNSPQSAASALSNSGDGSELAARVANLEQENQSLHKVVKDLQSAISKLESRLSTLEKSSKSQKPAAASQPAIEVAARVQKVQVTPAAKEENGTGEDDDDDDDIDLFGSDNEEEDAEAARIREERLKQYAEKKSKKPGVIAKSSILLDVKPWDDETDMAKLEECVRTVQMDGLVWGSSKLVPVGYGIKKLQIQCVVEDDKVGTDILEEEITKFEDYVQSVDIAAFNKI; this is encoded by the exons ATGTCGGCTTTTGTCATCACCACAGAGCAGGTCTGGCTGGACAAATACAAGTACGACGATGCAGAGAAACAGTATTATGAAAACTTAAGCATGGGGTCTGCATCAAATAACCCCCATAACTCACCACAG AGTGCGGCCTCGGCCCTTTCCAACAGTGGAGATGGTAGTGAGCTGGCTGCCCGAGTAGCAAATCTGGAACAGGAGAACCAGAGCCTCCATAAAG TTGTGAAAGACCTTCAGTCGGCCATTTCTAAGCTTGAGAGCCGCCTCAGCACACTGGAGAAGTCTTCCAAATCCCAGAAACCCGCTGCTGCATCACAGCCTGCCATCGAG GTGGCTGCTCGTGTACAGAAGGTACAAGTCACACCCGCTGCTAAGGAAGAGAATGGTACCGGGGAGGATGATGATGACGACGACGATATCGACCTCTTTGGCAGTGACAATGAAGAGGAGGATGCAGAGGCAGCGAGGATCCGAGAGGAGCGGCTAAAGCAATATGCTGAGAAGAAATCTAAGAAGCCTGGAGTCATAGCCAAGTCATCCATTCTGCTGGATGTAAAGCCG TGGGATGATGAGACAGACATGGCCAAGCTGGAGGAGTGCGTACGAACGGTTCAGATGGACGGCCTGGTGTGGGGCTCCTCCAAACTGGTTCCGGTCGGTTATGGTATCAAAAAGTTACAGATCCAGTGCGTGGTGGAGGACGATAAGGTTGGCACAGATATCCTGGAAGAGGAGATCACCAAGTTTGAGGACTAT GTGCAGAGCGTCGACATTGCTGCTTTCAACAAGATCTAA